In Sebastes fasciatus isolate fSebFas1 chromosome 15, fSebFas1.pri, whole genome shotgun sequence, a genomic segment contains:
- the fabp7a gene encoding fatty acid binding protein 7, brain, a has translation MVDAFCATWKLVDSQNFDEYMKAIGVGFATRQVGNVTKPTVVISQDGDKVVVKTQSTFKNTEISAKLGEEFDETTVDDRNVKSTFTMEGAKLVQVQKWDGKETKFVREIKDGKMVATLTFEGVEATRTYEKA, from the exons ATGGTTGATGCTTTCTGCGCAACATGGAAACTGGTCGACAGCCAGAACTTTGATGAATACATGAAGGCAATTG GTGTTGGTTTTGCCACAAGACAAGTGGGCAATGTCACCAAACCAACAGTAGTGATCAGCCAGGATGGGGACAAAGTGGTGGTGAAAACCCAGAGCACCTTCAAGAACACTGAGATCTCAGCCAAACTTGGAGAAGAGTTTGATGAGACCACAGTCGATGACCGGAATGTCAAA TCTACCTTCACCATGGAAGGAGCCAAACTTGTGCAAGTGCAGAAGTGGGACGGCAAGGAGACCAAATTTGTCAGAGAAATCAAGGATGGGAAGATGGTGGCG ACTTTGACTTTTGAGGGAGTTGAGGCAACCCGCACATATGAGAAAGCCTAA